In a single window of the Leisingera daeponensis DSM 23529 genome:
- a CDS encoding Hint domain-containing protein, producing MQLDHTTDFADFLPVDMLLNTPLPQSCKPAPKRARIRSGGFLPATLVETEEGFKQARDIKPGDMVFTFDGGAQEVKAVRHAVPRLTTCMHVPAGALGNDTDLMLPSDQKVALEMDTAERLFGLPVVVTKLIALAGYRGITAAAPERLGRIHFEFAEEELVWAESGMLLPAGDDSEGSAFHHLSLTETRQVLASDEGRALADTGMGAEDARLPAPLDNLLDRILAA from the coding sequence ATGCAGCTGGATCACACCACAGATTTCGCCGATTTCCTGCCGGTTGATATGCTGCTGAACACTCCCCTGCCGCAGTCCTGCAAACCCGCGCCGAAGCGTGCCCGCATCCGCAGCGGCGGCTTTCTGCCCGCCACCCTGGTGGAGACGGAAGAAGGGTTCAAGCAGGCCCGCGACATCAAGCCCGGCGACATGGTGTTCACCTTTGACGGCGGCGCCCAGGAAGTGAAAGCGGTGCGCCATGCCGTGCCGCGCCTGACCACCTGCATGCATGTCCCCGCCGGCGCCCTGGGCAATGACACCGATCTGATGCTGCCCTCCGACCAGAAAGTGGCGCTGGAGATGGACACCGCCGAGCGCCTGTTCGGGCTGCCGGTTGTGGTCACCAAGCTGATCGCCCTGGCCGGCTACAGGGGCATCACCGCCGCGGCGCCCGAGCGTCTGGGCCGGATCCATTTCGAATTCGCGGAAGAAGAGCTGGTCTGGGCCGAAAGCGGCATGCTGCTGCCCGCCGGCGATGACTCTGAAGGCTCTGCCTTTCACCATCTGTCGCTGACCGAAACCCGCCAGGTTCTGGCAAGCGATGAGGGCCGTGCCCTTGCGGACACCGGCATGGGCGCGGAAGACGCCCGCCTGCCTGCGCCGCTGGACAACCTGCTGGACCGCATTCTGGCAGCCTGA
- a CDS encoding CvpA family protein, whose amino-acid sequence MEGFTIIDGVVALVIVVSALLAYSRGFVREAMAIAGWIAAGILAFIFAPQVEPLMAEIPVIGEFIADSCELSIIAAFAAVFALALIVVSFFTPLFSTLVQRSALGGVDQGAGFFFGVLRGILLVAIAFFLYAVVMTGQSFTVVDESRSAVVFERMIGKIEERNPEQALGWVTQQYEALIGSCGQ is encoded by the coding sequence ATGGAAGGTTTCACAATCATTGACGGGGTCGTGGCCCTGGTCATCGTCGTATCGGCGCTGCTGGCCTATTCGCGCGGGTTCGTGCGCGAGGCCATGGCCATCGCCGGCTGGATTGCCGCCGGCATCCTCGCCTTCATCTTTGCGCCGCAGGTCGAGCCGCTGATGGCGGAGATCCCGGTGATCGGCGAATTCATCGCCGACAGCTGCGAGTTGTCGATCATCGCTGCCTTTGCCGCGGTGTTCGCGCTGGCGCTGATCGTGGTCTCCTTCTTCACGCCGCTGTTCTCGACCCTGGTGCAGCGCTCGGCGCTTGGCGGGGTGGACCAGGGCGCAGGCTTCTTCTTCGGGGTGCTGCGCGGCATCCTCCTGGTGGCGATTGCCTTCTTCCTCTATGCGGTGGTGATGACCGGGCAGAGCTTTACCGTGGTTGACGAAAGCCGCTCCGCGGTGGTGTTTGAGCGCATGATCGGCAAGATCGAGGAGCGCAATCCGGAGCAGGCCCTGGGCTGGGTCACCCAGCAGTACGAGGCGCTGATCGGCAGCTGCGGGCAGTAA
- the radA gene encoding DNA repair protein RadA has protein sequence MAKTTFSCSACGASFSKWSGRCEGCGDWNTISEDQGLSSGPAKKSLGVKRGRTIQLTDLSARETPPPRTCCGAGELDRVLGGGLVPASAILVGGDPGIGKSTLLLQAAARFAHAGLKTVYVSGEEASAQVRMRAQRLGLADAPVKLAAETNLRDILTTLEAEKPQLAIIDSIQTMWADHVDSAPGSVSQVRAAAHELTTFAKRNGVSVIMVGHVTKDGQIAGPRVVEHMVDTVLYFEGERGHQFRILRAVKNRFGPADEIGVFEMTGGGLAEVVNPSALFLSERGEPSPGSVVFAGIEGTRPVLVELQALIAPSPHSQPRRAVVGWDSSRLAMILAVLEARCGIPFAGLDVYLNVAGGMKISEPAADLAVAAALLSAREDVALPADTAVFGEISLSGALRPAPQTENRLKEAQKLGFTAAIAPSGSKTVSVKGLNLRKSSDLAGFVGEFFGAG, from the coding sequence ATGGCAAAAACAACTTTCTCCTGCTCGGCCTGCGGGGCCAGCTTTTCCAAATGGTCGGGCCGCTGCGAAGGCTGCGGCGACTGGAACACCATCAGCGAAGATCAGGGGCTGTCCTCCGGCCCCGCCAAGAAGTCCTTGGGGGTCAAGCGCGGCCGCACCATTCAGCTGACGGATCTGTCGGCGCGGGAGACGCCGCCGCCGCGCACCTGCTGCGGCGCGGGAGAGCTGGACCGGGTGCTGGGCGGCGGGCTGGTTCCGGCCTCGGCGATCCTGGTGGGCGGCGATCCGGGCATCGGCAAATCCACCCTCTTGCTGCAGGCGGCGGCGCGGTTTGCCCATGCGGGGCTCAAGACCGTCTATGTCAGCGGCGAGGAAGCCTCGGCCCAGGTGCGGATGCGGGCGCAGCGGCTGGGGCTGGCAGATGCGCCGGTGAAGCTGGCTGCGGAGACCAACCTGCGCGACATCCTGACGACGCTGGAAGCAGAGAAGCCGCAGCTGGCGATCATCGACTCGATCCAGACCATGTGGGCCGATCACGTGGACAGCGCGCCCGGGTCCGTCAGCCAGGTGCGCGCGGCGGCGCATGAGCTGACCACCTTTGCCAAGCGCAACGGGGTGTCGGTGATCATGGTGGGCCATGTCACCAAGGACGGCCAGATCGCAGGCCCCCGGGTGGTCGAGCATATGGTCGACACGGTGCTGTATTTCGAGGGCGAGCGCGGCCACCAGTTCCGCATCCTGCGCGCAGTCAAGAACCGCTTCGGCCCGGCCGATGAGATCGGGGTGTTCGAGATGACCGGCGGCGGGCTGGCGGAAGTGGTGAACCCCTCTGCCCTGTTCCTGTCCGAACGCGGCGAGCCCAGCCCCGGATCGGTGGTGTTTGCGGGCATCGAGGGCACCCGGCCGGTCCTGGTCGAGCTGCAGGCACTGATTGCGCCCTCGCCGCATTCGCAGCCGCGCCGGGCGGTGGTCGGCTGGGATTCATCGCGGCTGGCGATGATCCTCGCCGTTCTGGAGGCGCGCTGCGGCATTCCGTTTGCCGGGCTGGATGTCTACCTGAACGTGGCGGGCGGCATGAAGATTTCCGAACCGGCCGCCGACCTGGCGGTGGCGGCGGCGCTGCTGAGTGCGCGGGAAGACGTCGCTTTGCCCGCCGATACCGCGGTTTTCGGAGAAATTTCGCTATCCGGGGCCCTGCGCCCGGCGCCGCAGACGGAAAACCGGTTGAAAGAGGCGCAAAAACTTGGTTTCACGGCGGCGATTGCCCCAAGCGGCAGCAAAACCGTGTCCGTGAAAGGCCTGAACTTGCGAAAGTCCAGCGACCTGGCCGGTTTTGTTGGCGAATTCTTCGGGGCCGGCTAA
- a CDS encoding paraquat-inducible protein A, producing the protein MILRFLTLSLLILYPVAWFAPLMRAGLLPIFGLSEISVITGLQSLWGSDAVLALIVTFFAIFAPYLKTIGLALVQWNLLDARLKPVLHVLGKLAMADVFLIALYITLAKGIGLATIETAWGLYLFTGCILASLVLGMANAPQAFRNKISG; encoded by the coding sequence ATGATCCTCCGCTTCCTCACCCTGTCGCTCCTGATCCTCTACCCCGTCGCCTGGTTCGCGCCCTTGATGCGGGCGGGGCTGCTGCCGATTTTCGGCCTCAGCGAGATATCGGTGATCACCGGGCTGCAGAGCCTTTGGGGCAGCGACGCGGTGCTGGCGCTGATCGTCACCTTCTTTGCGATCTTCGCCCCCTACCTCAAGACCATCGGCCTGGCGCTGGTGCAGTGGAACCTGCTGGACGCGCGGCTGAAGCCGGTGCTGCATGTGCTGGGCAAGCTGGCGATGGCCGATGTGTTCCTGATCGCGCTCTATATCACCCTCGCCAAGGGCATTGGCCTCGCCACCATCGAGACGGCCTGGGGCCTTTACCTGTTCACCGGCTGCATCCTCGCCTCGCTGGTGCTGGGCATGGCAAATGCGCCGCAGGCGTTCAGGAATAAGATCAGCGGATAG
- a CDS encoding ABC transporter ATP-binding protein — protein sequence MIRMENVHKAFGDNRVLNGMNLEIAKGTSMVIIGGSGTGKSVALKSILGLIKPDSGQIYVDGKPADSGDRDKFLARFGMLFQGGALFDSLPVWQNVAFRLLRGTLKRPAEEARAIAIEKLRRVGLKANVADLFPSELSGGMQKRVGLARAIAAEPEIIFFDEPTTGLDPIMSGVINDLIREIVVEMGATAMTITHDMTSVRAIADNVAMLHGGVIQWTGPVAEMDHSGDPYLDQFIHGRAEGPIEAVR from the coding sequence ATGATCCGCATGGAAAATGTCCATAAGGCCTTTGGCGACAACCGCGTCCTGAATGGCATGAACCTGGAGATCGCCAAGGGCACCTCGATGGTGATCATCGGCGGCTCCGGCACCGGCAAATCGGTGGCGCTGAAAAGCATCCTGGGGCTGATCAAGCCGGACTCGGGTCAGATCTATGTCGATGGCAAGCCCGCCGACTCCGGCGACCGCGACAAGTTCCTGGCGCGCTTTGGCATGCTGTTCCAGGGCGGCGCGCTGTTTGACAGCCTGCCGGTCTGGCAGAACGTGGCCTTCCGGCTCTTGCGCGGCACGCTGAAGCGCCCGGCGGAGGAAGCGCGCGCCATCGCCATCGAAAAGCTGCGCCGCGTGGGCCTGAAGGCCAATGTGGCCGACCTCTTTCCGTCAGAGCTGTCGGGCGGGATGCAGAAGCGCGTGGGCCTCGCCCGCGCCATTGCGGCGGAGCCGGAGATCATCTTTTTCGATGAGCCGACCACCGGGCTGGACCCGATCATGTCCGGTGTGATCAACGACCTGATCCGCGAGATCGTGGTGGAGATGGGCGCAACCGCAATGACCATCACCCACGACATGACCTCGGTGCGCGCCATTGCCGACAATGTGGCGATGCTGCACGGCGGGGTGATCCAATGGACCGGCCCCGTCGCGGAGATGGACCATTCGGGCGACCCCTATCTCGACCAGTTCATCCACGGCCGCGCCGAGGGGCCGATCGAGGCGGTGCGGTGA
- a CDS encoding MlaE family ABC transporter permease, with the protein MNPIALLARLGRTALAGLSAVGRAALFALGAFSHMLRPPYYPREVLNSLLNIGWLSLPVVGLTAIFTGGALALQIYAGGARFNAEAVVPQIVAIGMVRELGPVLVGLMIAARVTSSIAAEIATMKVTEQIDALVTLSTHPMKYLVAPRVLAALITVPVLVGIGDIIGIMGGYTVAVQNLGFNAAAYLKNTVDFLEPLDIISSLVKGAAFGTIAAMMGCYYGMQSGRGAQGVGRATKGSVEAAAVLILAANFVLTGVFFSL; encoded by the coding sequence ATGAATCCAATCGCTCTCCTGGCCCGGCTGGGCCGCACCGCCCTGGCGGGGCTGTCGGCTGTTGGCCGCGCGGCGCTGTTTGCGCTGGGGGCCTTCAGCCATATGCTGCGCCCGCCCTATTACCCGCGGGAAGTGCTGAATTCGCTGCTGAACATCGGCTGGCTGTCGCTGCCGGTGGTCGGCCTGACCGCGATTTTCACCGGCGGCGCGCTGGCGCTGCAGATCTATGCCGGCGGCGCCCGCTTCAACGCCGAAGCCGTGGTGCCGCAGATCGTCGCCATCGGCATGGTACGCGAGCTGGGTCCGGTGCTGGTCGGGCTGATGATCGCGGCGCGCGTCACCTCCTCCATCGCCGCCGAGATCGCCACCATGAAGGTGACCGAGCAGATCGACGCGCTGGTGACGCTGTCCACCCATCCGATGAAGTACCTGGTCGCGCCCCGCGTGCTGGCAGCGCTGATCACGGTGCCGGTGCTGGTCGGCATCGGCGACATCATCGGCATCATGGGCGGCTATACGGTGGCGGTGCAGAACCTCGGCTTCAACGCTGCCGCCTACCTCAAGAACACGGTCGACTTCCTGGAGCCGCTCGACATCATCTCCTCGCTGGTCAAGGGCGCCGCCTTTGGCACCATCGCGGCGATGATGGGCTGCTACTACGGCATGCAGTCGGGCCGCGGCGCACAGGGCGTGGGCCGCGCCACCAAGGGGTCGGTGGAAGCCGCCGCGGTGCTGATCCTGGCCGCCAACTTTGTCCTGACAGGGGTGTTCTTCTCGCTATGA
- the alr gene encoding alanine racemase, whose protein sequence is MSTARLTINLDALVTNWRNLDALTNCETAAVVKANGYGLDAGRVGKALARAGARNFFVAAAEEGGALRRALGPGPGISVFSGHMEGDAKLLKDFQLTPMLNSLDQMLRHFETLPGHPFGVQLDSGMNRLGMEPGEWAAVAEIALGQNPVLLMSHLACADEPGHGMNARQLHTFRELTDGLDIPRSLAATGGMLLGSDYHFDLCRPGIGLYGGLPFMDALPVVQLDLPVIQVRDMEPGESAGYGNAWVAKRPSRIATVAAGYADGLHRAMGQGGIQVYAGDTPCPVVGRVSMDLITVDVTDLAEVPDMLAILNERQTVDMLADAAGTIGYEILTSSGHRSARTYLG, encoded by the coding sequence ATGAGCACGGCAAGATTGACAATCAACCTGGATGCGCTGGTCACCAACTGGCGGAATCTGGATGCGCTGACCAACTGCGAGACAGCCGCGGTGGTCAAGGCGAACGGCTACGGCCTGGATGCAGGCCGGGTGGGCAAGGCGCTGGCCCGGGCGGGCGCGCGCAACTTCTTTGTGGCCGCGGCCGAGGAAGGCGGCGCGCTGCGCCGCGCGCTGGGGCCGGGCCCCGGCATTTCGGTGTTCTCCGGCCATATGGAGGGCGACGCCAAGCTGTTGAAGGATTTCCAGCTGACGCCGATGCTGAACTCGCTGGACCAGATGCTGCGCCATTTCGAGACCCTGCCGGGCCACCCGTTCGGGGTGCAGCTGGACAGCGGCATGAACCGGCTGGGGATGGAGCCGGGCGAATGGGCCGCGGTGGCGGAAATCGCCCTGGGCCAGAACCCGGTACTCCTGATGTCGCATCTGGCCTGCGCCGATGAGCCGGGCCACGGCATGAATGCCCGCCAGCTGCACACCTTCCGCGAGCTGACGGACGGGCTGGACATCCCCCGCTCGCTGGCCGCGACCGGCGGCATGCTGCTGGGCTCCGATTACCACTTCGACCTCTGCCGCCCCGGCATCGGCCTCTATGGCGGGCTGCCGTTCATGGACGCGCTGCCGGTGGTGCAGCTGGACCTGCCTGTGATCCAGGTGCGCGATATGGAGCCAGGCGAAAGCGCCGGTTACGGCAATGCGTGGGTCGCCAAACGCCCCAGCCGCATCGCCACCGTTGCCGCCGGCTATGCCGACGGGCTGCACCGTGCGATGGGCCAGGGCGGCATCCAGGTTTACGCGGGCGACACCCCCTGCCCCGTTGTCGGCCGTGTCTCGATGGATCTGATCACCGTGGATGTCACCGACCTGGCCGAGGTGCCGGACATGCTGGCAATCCTGAACGAACGTCAGACCGTGGACATGCTCGCCGATGCGGCGGGCACCATCGGCTATGAAATCCTGACCTCCTCAGGCCACCGTTCGGCACGGACATATTTGGGATGA
- a CDS encoding replicative DNA helicase — protein sequence MNEITPFDGDMPPPAPMPEPAAAQAAAMPDNELPHSVEAEQQLLGAILTNNEVYDKIALIIDSSHFYDPVHARIYEVAAARISKNALASPVTLKAFLEDHEGLKELGGPAYLAKLAGASISAFAVRDYAQMIYDLAIRRELIALGQSISEKARRVDVASEPKEQIVEAEQALYQLAEQGQTESGFKSFLKAVTEAVNVTNEAYQRGGGMAGISTGLVDLDKQLGGLHPSDLLILAGRPSMGKTSLATNIAFNVAKAYKRGVKPDGSEGALDGGVVGFFSLEMSAEQLAGRILAEASEISSHKIRQGDMTESEFRRFVQAAKDLESCPLFIDDTPAIPISQLAARARRLKRTHGLDLLVIDYLQLCRGMSDNRVNEIAEISMGMKAIAKELHIPVIALSQLSRQVENREDKRPQLSDLRESGSIEQDADVVMFVFREEYYKEREKPGDHELEKMEEWKQAMERLHAKAEVIVGKQRHGPIGTVELSFEAQFTRFGNLAKAWQQGYDEH from the coding sequence ATGAACGAGATTACCCCTTTCGACGGCGATATGCCCCCTCCTGCACCGATGCCCGAACCCGCCGCGGCGCAGGCGGCCGCGATGCCGGACAACGAGCTGCCCCATTCGGTGGAGGCGGAACAGCAGCTCTTGGGCGCGATCCTGACCAACAACGAGGTCTACGACAAGATCGCGCTGATCATCGACTCGTCGCATTTCTACGACCCGGTCCATGCCCGCATCTATGAGGTGGCGGCGGCGCGGATCTCCAAGAACGCGCTGGCCTCGCCAGTGACGCTGAAGGCGTTCCTGGAGGACCACGAAGGGCTGAAGGAACTGGGCGGGCCGGCCTATCTGGCCAAGCTCGCCGGCGCGTCGATCTCCGCCTTTGCGGTGCGGGACTATGCGCAGATGATTTACGACCTGGCGATCCGGCGCGAGCTGATCGCCCTGGGCCAGTCGATCTCAGAAAAGGCACGCCGCGTTGACGTGGCATCAGAACCCAAAGAGCAGATCGTTGAGGCAGAGCAGGCGCTTTACCAGCTGGCAGAGCAGGGCCAGACGGAAAGCGGCTTCAAATCTTTCCTGAAGGCCGTCACAGAAGCGGTCAATGTGACCAACGAGGCGTATCAGCGGGGTGGCGGCATGGCCGGCATCTCGACGGGCCTGGTAGACCTCGACAAACAACTTGGCGGCCTGCATCCCTCGGACCTCCTCATCCTCGCAGGCCGCCCCTCTATGGGTAAGACGTCGCTGGCGACCAACATCGCCTTCAACGTCGCCAAGGCATACAAACGCGGGGTGAAACCCGACGGATCGGAAGGCGCGCTGGATGGCGGCGTGGTGGGGTTCTTCAGCCTCGAGATGAGCGCCGAGCAGCTGGCAGGCCGGATCCTGGCGGAAGCGTCGGAAATCTCCTCGCACAAGATCCGCCAGGGCGACATGACCGAAAGCGAATTCCGGCGCTTCGTGCAGGCGGCCAAAGACTTGGAAAGCTGCCCGCTGTTCATTGACGACACGCCCGCGATCCCGATCTCGCAGCTGGCCGCACGGGCGCGGCGCCTGAAGCGGACGCACGGGCTGGACCTTCTGGTGATCGACTATCTGCAGCTCTGCCGCGGCATGTCGGACAACCGGGTCAACGAGATCGCCGAAATCTCGATGGGGATGAAGGCGATTGCCAAGGAATTGCACATTCCGGTGATCGCGCTGTCGCAGCTGTCGCGTCAGGTGGAAAACCGCGAGGACAAGCGTCCGCAGCTCAGCGACCTTCGGGAATCGGGCTCGATCGAACAGGACGCCGACGTGGTGATGTTCGTGTTCCGCGAGGAATACTACAAGGAGCGGGAAAAGCCCGGCGACCACGAGCTGGAGAAGATGGAAGAGTGGAAGCAGGCGATGGAGCGGCTGCACGCCAAGGCCGAAGTCATCGTCGGCAAGCAGCGTCACGGCCCCATCGGCACGGTGGAGCTGTCGTTCGAGGCGCAGTTCACCCGCTTCGGCAACCTCGCCAAGGCCTGGCAGCAAGGCTACGACGAGCACTGA
- a CDS encoding orotate phosphoribosyltransferase, with the protein MIPSSYPSKEEIARLSARMLLEIGAVNFNTETPYTLASGLPSPSYIDCRKLISFPRIRSTLMDFMAVTVMRNAGFEAFDNIAGGETAGIPFAALVAERLALPMTYVRKKPKGYGRNARIEGVMTEDQRVLLVEDMTTDGGSKLSFVDAIRETGASCGHTAVIFYYDIFPETTKRLGDHGVELHYLCTWWDVLAEAKAQKSFSEETLAEVEKFLKDPRAWQDANKAE; encoded by the coding sequence ATGATCCCCTCTTCCTACCCGTCGAAAGAAGAAATCGCCCGCCTGTCGGCCCGGATGCTGCTGGAAATCGGCGCGGTGAACTTCAATACAGAGACCCCCTATACGCTGGCGTCCGGCCTGCCTTCGCCCAGCTATATCGACTGCCGCAAGCTGATCTCCTTCCCGCGCATCCGCTCCACCCTGATGGATTTCATGGCGGTGACCGTGATGCGCAACGCGGGGTTTGAGGCGTTTGACAACATCGCCGGCGGCGAGACTGCGGGCATTCCGTTTGCCGCGCTGGTGGCGGAGCGGCTGGCGTTGCCGATGACCTATGTGCGCAAGAAGCCCAAGGGCTATGGCAGGAACGCCCGCATCGAAGGGGTGATGACCGAGGATCAGCGGGTGCTGCTCGTGGAAGACATGACCACCGACGGCGGCTCCAAACTGTCCTTTGTCGATGCAATCCGCGAAACCGGCGCGTCTTGCGGCCACACCGCGGTGATCTTCTATTACGATATCTTCCCCGAAACCACCAAACGCCTGGGCGACCACGGCGTTGAGCTGCATTACCTGTGCACCTGGTGGGATGTTCTGGCAGAAGCCAAGGCACAGAAAAGCTTCAGCGAGGAGACGCTCGCCGAGGTGGAGAAATTCCTCAAGGATCCGCGCGCCTGGCAGGACGCCAACAAGGCAGAGTGA
- a CDS encoding calcium-binding protein codes for MTTFTFSGARVDFVDGEPSSVSNVEVQVTVPNASSTFTYSIIGRDDDGVAFIDMNDDVLQAISGGVNLNNPSFNFLSDETILTQVTWSGGTSVILGVTFETGDNTDTEFYFVIDGAALPQVSSPADWKAFDATISSLSDPAGALAAGQVIAWSSLATTSSTEDDEFYGTAGRDTFNGGAGDDYFVSSDGRDTYNGGSGSFDQVAFTNDPSGVVAHLGTGTATDGWGKTDTLKSIEALRGSAHDDKLTGNGKANYFRGIEGNDTINGGKGQDEVRYDRDERYGGEEGVTVNLAKGFAIDGFGDRDTLKSIERARGSESADKLLGNGGGNRLMGLGGNDTLSGKGGDDLILGGAGRDKILGDGGNDELFGEGGADRFIFKGAFGDDTVSDFETAGRKEKIDLSGVNSIRSFRDLKNNHLSEEDGNAVISDGNGNTITLDGVGIADLSGNDFIF; via the coding sequence ATGACAACTTTTACTTTCAGTGGCGCGCGGGTCGATTTTGTGGACGGCGAACCGTCGTCCGTCAGCAACGTCGAAGTGCAAGTGACGGTTCCGAACGCCAGTTCGACCTTCACCTACTCAATTATCGGCCGTGACGACGACGGCGTGGCCTTTATCGACATGAATGACGATGTCCTTCAGGCGATCTCCGGCGGCGTTAATCTGAATAACCCCAGCTTCAACTTCCTCTCCGACGAGACCATATTGACCCAGGTCACTTGGTCCGGCGGCACCAGTGTGATCCTGGGGGTCACTTTTGAAACCGGCGACAACACTGATACAGAGTTCTATTTCGTGATCGACGGGGCGGCGCTGCCGCAAGTGAGTTCACCGGCGGATTGGAAGGCCTTCGACGCTACCATCTCCAGCTTGTCCGATCCCGCCGGGGCACTGGCTGCGGGCCAGGTCATTGCCTGGTCGTCGCTGGCCACCACCAGTTCCACCGAAGACGACGAATTCTACGGCACGGCGGGCCGCGACACGTTCAACGGCGGTGCCGGCGACGACTACTTCGTCAGTTCCGACGGGCGCGACACCTACAATGGCGGCAGCGGCAGCTTCGACCAGGTCGCCTTTACCAATGACCCCAGCGGCGTCGTTGCGCATCTGGGCACAGGCACCGCGACGGACGGCTGGGGCAAGACCGACACGCTGAAAAGCATCGAGGCGCTGCGCGGCTCTGCCCATGACGACAAGCTGACCGGCAACGGCAAGGCCAACTATTTCCGCGGCATCGAAGGCAACGACACCATCAACGGCGGCAAAGGCCAGGACGAGGTCCGCTATGACCGCGACGAACGCTATGGCGGCGAGGAGGGCGTGACCGTGAACCTGGCCAAGGGCTTTGCCATTGACGGATTCGGGGACCGCGACACGCTGAAAAGCATCGAACGCGCGCGCGGCTCCGAAAGCGCGGACAAGCTTTTGGGCAACGGCGGCGGCAACCGCCTGATGGGTCTGGGCGGCAATGACACGCTGTCCGGCAAAGGCGGCGATGACCTGATCCTGGGCGGCGCCGGGCGCGACAAGATCCTGGGCGACGGCGGCAACGACGAGCTGTTCGGGGAAGGCGGCGCCGACCGGTTCATCTTCAAGGGCGCCTTTGGCGACGACACCGTGTCCGATTTCGAGACTGCCGGGCGGAAGGAAAAGATCGACCTGTCCGGTGTGAACAGCATCAGGTCCTTCCGCGATCTGAAGAACAACCACCTGTCCGAAGAAGACGGCAATGCTGTGATCAGCGACGGAAATGGCAACACGATCACGCTGGACGGGGTCGGGATTGCCGACCTGTCGGGCAACGATTTCATTTTCTGA
- the pyrC gene encoding dihydroorotase yields MTQTLTIPRPDDWHLHLRDGAMLQAVLPETARHFGRAIIMPNLVPPVVTGDQAAAYRDRILAALPGGMAFEPLMTLYLTEDTDPADVAAAHASGLVKAVKLYPAGATTNSASGVRDFDKVRPVLEKMAEIGLPLCTHGEVTDHDIDIFDREAVFIDRVLDPIRRSTPGLRVVMEHITTKNAADYVASQERDLGATITTHHLIINRNHILVGGIKPHYYCLPVAKREEHRLALRAAATSGDKRYFLGTDSAPHTDPNKESACGCAGCFTATNTMSLLAHVFEEEGALNKLAGFASEHGPAFYGLPVSDQTLTLTKSETAVAFPEKIETGDGPVTVFDPGFDVYWRAE; encoded by the coding sequence ATGACCCAGACGCTGACCATCCCCCGCCCCGACGACTGGCACCTGCATCTGCGCGACGGCGCGATGCTGCAAGCCGTGCTGCCCGAAACCGCCCGCCATTTCGGCCGCGCCATCATCATGCCGAACCTGGTGCCGCCGGTGGTGACCGGGGACCAGGCCGCCGCCTACCGCGACCGCATTCTGGCGGCGCTGCCCGGCGGCATGGCGTTTGAACCGCTGATGACCCTCTACCTGACAGAGGACACCGATCCGGCGGATGTGGCCGCCGCCCATGCCAGCGGGCTGGTCAAGGCGGTGAAGCTGTATCCGGCGGGGGCAACCACCAATTCGGCCTCTGGCGTGCGCGATTTCGACAAGGTGCGCCCGGTGCTGGAGAAGATGGCCGAGATCGGCCTGCCGCTCTGCACCCATGGCGAGGTGACCGACCACGACATCGACATCTTCGACCGCGAGGCGGTGTTCATCGACCGGGTGCTGGATCCGATCCGCCGGTCGACCCCGGGGCTGCGGGTGGTGATGGAGCATATCACTACCAAAAACGCGGCAGACTATGTGGCGAGCCAGGAGCGTGATCTGGGCGCGACGATCACCACGCACCACCTGATCATCAACCGCAACCACATCCTGGTGGGCGGCATCAAGCCGCATTACTACTGCCTGCCGGTTGCCAAGCGCGAAGAGCACCGGCTGGCGCTGCGTGCCGCGGCCACCTCGGGCGACAAGCGGTATTTTCTGGGCACCGACTCCGCCCCCCATACCGACCCGAACAAGGAAAGCGCCTGCGGCTGTGCCGGCTGTTTCACCGCCACAAATACCATGTCCCTCTTGGCGCATGTGTTCGAGGAAGAAGGGGCGCTGAACAAGCTGGCGGGCTTTGCCTCGGAACATGGCCCTGCGTTCTATGGGCTGCCGGTGAGCGATCAGACGCTGACCCTGACCAAGTCGGAGACCGCCGTGGCATTTCCGGAGAAGATCGAGACCGGCGACGGGCCTGTCACCGTGTTTGATCCGGGCTTTGACGTGTACTGGCGTGCCGAATAG